One Corythoichthys intestinalis isolate RoL2023-P3 chromosome 9, ASM3026506v1, whole genome shotgun sequence DNA window includes the following coding sequences:
- the ccdc120b gene encoding coiled-coil domain-containing protein 120 isoform X1: MGSRLRRYHDLSHLQHETVGQGGDISSRLSGSCIADTFVSAKAELQYPDTTFERGDTRSHPPLTTDLTPQESTWLTQQGEGVAGSVNRQDPQLNHMEVKGHLITSMGLVGAPDVQVCHDSKLQAERVAALQERKQALEALLNTRIEELKLVCFQEAELTGKLPQAFPLETGEKPPAVQRRVGMPPNCRTEDDVAQRKQMKAIFTGALYRHTDSERNIPNNKRTVHRGCHTEDGVTSESTSSMSDSTSHDNESSPSVAADQRSLSQPRLTVGSPDHRISRKLSPVEVYYEMRTRRNSVTSSVSPTHSLPRSASNVEGRSVPATPLLARTAPISVHVRSDVSGTNGLKQWSGSLDVPYMIPLAQEGSDRRSCLYNSRARRSNSSEALLDRSSLPDDPAPRNGMHPKGGPYKSSETLTDGKLRHIHLSSPEKHVDGSGEQAKMRLSMGGRGAGVGYNELLMDYIWGKQQRMQVQHNLFQSTGRIWQDLPSHGSTSGGGAPHANGFSHSQVHLPSAVPPHSPMVGRGSQADMRRVKVTRTKSCGPFIPLQQHPQDAILLSAYESHLPASGTTTSSIPNLLPYQTELSGPAFSRRAPPFSLPTPEDSTRSLHKALALEGLRDWYLRNALGYPSKSHEAGISRLSHPHPLAFQAQSVQGEAVNLHRTQMSTSASFHGHPLHGRSMELSLYQETTQTQTQEGAAKEPNKDPGTLV, translated from the exons GATACTTTTGTAAGCGCCAAAGCAGAATTGCAATATCCTGATACTACATTTGAACGAGGGGACACAAGAAGTCATCCCCCGCTGACCACTGACTTAACACCTCAGGAAAGCACATGGCTGACTCAACAAG GTGAAGGTGTGGCTGGGAGCGTGAATCGTCAAGACCCACAATTAAATCACATGGAGGTCAAAGGCCATCTGATTACATCCATGGGTTTGGTGGGAGCTCCAG ATGTTCAAGTGTGCCACGACAGCAAGCTGCAGGCTGAGCGGGTTGCAGCCCTGCAAGAGAGGAAGCAGGCCCTGGAGGCTCTTCTTAACACCCGCATAGAGGAACTCAAACTTGTTTGTTTTCAAGAAGCA GAGCTGACTGGGAAATTGCCACAAGCTTTCCCCCTGGAGACCGGTGAGAAACCCCCAGCAGTGCAGCGCAGAGTTGGCATGCCTCCCAACTGCAGGACAGAA GATGATGTTGCCCAAAGAAAGCAGATGAAAGCAATCTTTACTGGTGCCCTATACAGGCACACAGATTCAGAAAGAAACATCCCAAATAACAAGAGGACAGTTCATCGGGGCTGTCACACAG AGGACGGTGTCACGTCAGAGAGTACGAGCTCTATGTCAGATTCAACATCGCATGACAATG AATCCTCTCCCAGCGTAGCAGCAGATCAACGTTCTCTGTCCCAGCCTCGTCTTACTGTAGGCAGCCCTGACCACAGGATCAGCAGGAAACTCTCTCCCGTAGAGGTTTACTACGAAATGAGAACTCGTCGCAATTCTGTCACAAGTTCTGTCAG TCCAACACACTCTTTACCAAGAAGTGCATCTAATGTTGAAGGCAGAAGTGTTCCAGCTACACCACTTTTGGCCCGAACCGCACCAATCAGTGTTCATGTCAG GTCTGACGTGTCAGGAACCAATGGATTGAAGCAGTGGTCTGGCAGTCTAGATGTGCCCTATATGATACCACTTGCCCAGGAGGGCTCAGACCGTAGAAGCTGCCTTTACAACTCCAGAGCCAGACGCAGTAACAGCTCAGAGGCCCTGCTGGATCGGTCCAGCCTTCCCGACGATCCGGCTCCCAGAAACGGCATGCACCCGAAAGGGGGGCCCTACAAGAGCTCGGAAACACTAACGGATGGGAAACTACGACACATTCACCTGAGTAGCCCTGAGAAACACGTGGATGGGTCTGGGGAACAGGCCAAAATGCGCTTGTCCATGGGGGGCAGAGGGGCTGGGGTGGGCTACAATGAGCTGTTGATGGACTACATCTGGGGAAAACAGCAAAGGATGCAAGTGCAGCACAACCTCTTCCAGTCCACAGGCAGGATCTGGCAGGATTTGCCCTCTCACGGTTCCACTAGCGGGGGAGGTGCTCCCCATGCTAACGGTTTCTCGCATTCCCAGGTGCACCTCCCGAGTGCTGTTCCTCCTCACAGCCCCATGGTTGGCCGAGGTTCTCAAGCTGACATGCGGAGGGTCAAGGTCACCAGAACCAAATCTTGTGGACCCTTTATTCCATTGCAGCAACACCCCCAGGATGCCATCTTACTGTCAGCGTATGAGTCACACCTTCCTGCCTCTGGAACCACTACATCATCCATTCCCAACCTGCTCCCTTACCAGACCGAGCTCTCTGGCCCTGCTTTTAGTAGAAGAGCCCCACCATTCTCCCTTCCGACTCCAGAGGACTCAACACGTAGTCTCCACAAAGCCCTGGCTCTGGAGGGACTGAGGGACTGGTACCTTCGGAATGCCCTCGGATACCCTTCTAAGAGCCACGAAGCAGGGATTTCACGTCTGTCGCACCCCCACCCTCTGGCTTTCCAGGCCCAGTCTGTTCAAGGTGAAGCAGTCAACCTCCACAGAACTCAAATGTCCACGTCAGCCAGCTTCCATGGGCACCCACTGCATGGCAG GTCAATGGAGCTCTCCCTCTATCAGGAGACTACTCAAACCCAGACACAAGAAGGGGCCGCGAAGGAACCCAACAAAGATCCAGGCACCCTTGTCTAA
- the ccdc120b gene encoding coiled-coil domain-containing protein 120 isoform X2 yields the protein MEVKGHLITSMGLVGAPDVQVCHDSKLQAERVAALQERKQALEALLNTRIEELKLVCFQEAELTGKLPQAFPLETGEKPPAVQRRVGMPPNCRTEDDVAQRKQMKAIFTGALYRHTDSERNIPNNKRTVHRGCHTEDGVTSESTSSMSDSTSHDNESSPSVAADQRSLSQPRLTVGSPDHRISRKLSPVEVYYEMRTRRNSVTSSVSPTHSLPRSASNVEGRSVPATPLLARTAPISVHVRSDVSGTNGLKQWSGSLDVPYMIPLAQEGSDRRSCLYNSRARRSNSSEALLDRSSLPDDPAPRNGMHPKGGPYKSSETLTDGKLRHIHLSSPEKHVDGSGEQAKMRLSMGGRGAGVGYNELLMDYIWGKQQRMQVQHNLFQSTGRIWQDLPSHGSTSGGGAPHANGFSHSQVHLPSAVPPHSPMVGRGSQADMRRVKVTRTKSCGPFIPLQQHPQDAILLSAYESHLPASGTTTSSIPNLLPYQTELSGPAFSRRAPPFSLPTPEDSTRSLHKALALEGLRDWYLRNALGYPSKSHEAGISRLSHPHPLAFQAQSVQGEAVNLHRTQMSTSASFHGHPLHGRSMELSLYQETTQTQTQEGAAKEPNKDPGTLV from the exons ATGGAGGTCAAAGGCCATCTGATTACATCCATGGGTTTGGTGGGAGCTCCAG ATGTTCAAGTGTGCCACGACAGCAAGCTGCAGGCTGAGCGGGTTGCAGCCCTGCAAGAGAGGAAGCAGGCCCTGGAGGCTCTTCTTAACACCCGCATAGAGGAACTCAAACTTGTTTGTTTTCAAGAAGCA GAGCTGACTGGGAAATTGCCACAAGCTTTCCCCCTGGAGACCGGTGAGAAACCCCCAGCAGTGCAGCGCAGAGTTGGCATGCCTCCCAACTGCAGGACAGAA GATGATGTTGCCCAAAGAAAGCAGATGAAAGCAATCTTTACTGGTGCCCTATACAGGCACACAGATTCAGAAAGAAACATCCCAAATAACAAGAGGACAGTTCATCGGGGCTGTCACACAG AGGACGGTGTCACGTCAGAGAGTACGAGCTCTATGTCAGATTCAACATCGCATGACAATG AATCCTCTCCCAGCGTAGCAGCAGATCAACGTTCTCTGTCCCAGCCTCGTCTTACTGTAGGCAGCCCTGACCACAGGATCAGCAGGAAACTCTCTCCCGTAGAGGTTTACTACGAAATGAGAACTCGTCGCAATTCTGTCACAAGTTCTGTCAG TCCAACACACTCTTTACCAAGAAGTGCATCTAATGTTGAAGGCAGAAGTGTTCCAGCTACACCACTTTTGGCCCGAACCGCACCAATCAGTGTTCATGTCAG GTCTGACGTGTCAGGAACCAATGGATTGAAGCAGTGGTCTGGCAGTCTAGATGTGCCCTATATGATACCACTTGCCCAGGAGGGCTCAGACCGTAGAAGCTGCCTTTACAACTCCAGAGCCAGACGCAGTAACAGCTCAGAGGCCCTGCTGGATCGGTCCAGCCTTCCCGACGATCCGGCTCCCAGAAACGGCATGCACCCGAAAGGGGGGCCCTACAAGAGCTCGGAAACACTAACGGATGGGAAACTACGACACATTCACCTGAGTAGCCCTGAGAAACACGTGGATGGGTCTGGGGAACAGGCCAAAATGCGCTTGTCCATGGGGGGCAGAGGGGCTGGGGTGGGCTACAATGAGCTGTTGATGGACTACATCTGGGGAAAACAGCAAAGGATGCAAGTGCAGCACAACCTCTTCCAGTCCACAGGCAGGATCTGGCAGGATTTGCCCTCTCACGGTTCCACTAGCGGGGGAGGTGCTCCCCATGCTAACGGTTTCTCGCATTCCCAGGTGCACCTCCCGAGTGCTGTTCCTCCTCACAGCCCCATGGTTGGCCGAGGTTCTCAAGCTGACATGCGGAGGGTCAAGGTCACCAGAACCAAATCTTGTGGACCCTTTATTCCATTGCAGCAACACCCCCAGGATGCCATCTTACTGTCAGCGTATGAGTCACACCTTCCTGCCTCTGGAACCACTACATCATCCATTCCCAACCTGCTCCCTTACCAGACCGAGCTCTCTGGCCCTGCTTTTAGTAGAAGAGCCCCACCATTCTCCCTTCCGACTCCAGAGGACTCAACACGTAGTCTCCACAAAGCCCTGGCTCTGGAGGGACTGAGGGACTGGTACCTTCGGAATGCCCTCGGATACCCTTCTAAGAGCCACGAAGCAGGGATTTCACGTCTGTCGCACCCCCACCCTCTGGCTTTCCAGGCCCAGTCTGTTCAAGGTGAAGCAGTCAACCTCCACAGAACTCAAATGTCCACGTCAGCCAGCTTCCATGGGCACCCACTGCATGGCAG GTCAATGGAGCTCTCCCTCTATCAGGAGACTACTCAAACCCAGACACAAGAAGGGGCCGCGAAGGAACCCAACAAAGATCCAGGCACCCTTGTCTAA